The following proteins are co-located in the Shouchella hunanensis genome:
- a CDS encoding GNAT family N-acetyltransferase codes for MVIKTLDARHFDEAFALSCYAFQATPTDEQTEAARTTWSHHNATHFALMDENQLTSKLTLLSLSIQLYGRTVPMGGIASVASYPEARRQGGVRKLLHHSLETMKENGQLLSYLAPFSVSFYRKFGWEIVFDEVHYNVEKNQLPRPLATLEGTLTRVPYQDNRIKDVYKKCLWHGMLERDEVWWERKQEENKEYHTVLYEDAEGTPKAYMVYRFSESKWTTKEMIYHDGSALKALLHFIGQHDSMLNEATITVSGSSALHYFLPDPLTKATTKPYFMARIVDFQAFIETLPFLADGQFTIRIQDDFATWNDTTFALTIESGHARCIPTTEPPSMYMTIQTASSLLMGYKRPTFYKQADLVTGSEEAIDRFFRTLPDQEPALHDFF; via the coding sequence TTGGTCATTAAGACATTGGACGCTCGTCATTTTGATGAGGCGTTCGCATTAAGCTGTTACGCCTTTCAAGCAACACCAACTGATGAACAGACGGAAGCGGCTAGAACAACGTGGTCACATCATAACGCTACGCATTTTGCTTTAATGGACGAGAACCAACTCACATCGAAACTAACGTTACTGTCTTTATCTATTCAGTTATATGGTAGGACTGTACCTATGGGTGGAATTGCTAGCGTTGCCTCTTATCCTGAAGCGAGACGCCAAGGCGGTGTTCGCAAACTGCTCCACCATAGTTTAGAGACTATGAAAGAAAACGGACAACTCCTTTCTTATTTGGCTCCCTTTTCGGTATCCTTTTATCGGAAATTCGGCTGGGAAATCGTATTTGATGAAGTGCATTATAATGTTGAAAAAAATCAACTTCCCCGTCCTCTAGCAACGCTTGAAGGAACATTAACCCGTGTCCCCTATCAAGATAACCGCATAAAAGACGTCTATAAAAAATGTTTATGGCACGGGATGCTAGAACGAGATGAAGTATGGTGGGAGAGAAAGCAAGAAGAAAACAAAGAGTATCACACAGTACTTTACGAAGATGCTGAAGGTACTCCAAAAGCGTATATGGTTTATCGCTTTTCTGAATCAAAATGGACAACCAAAGAAATGATTTATCATGATGGATCTGCATTAAAAGCATTGCTCCACTTTATTGGACAACATGATTCTATGCTGAACGAAGCAACCATAACGGTTTCTGGGTCTAGTGCGCTTCATTACTTCTTACCGGATCCGCTCACAAAAGCGACAACAAAACCCTATTTCATGGCGCGGATTGTTGATTTTCAAGCCTTTATTGAAACGCTTCCTTTCCTAGCAGATGGACAGTTTACGATCCGCATTCAAGATGACTTCGCAACGTGGAATGATACAACATTCGCGTTAACAATTGAATCTGGTCATGCCCGATGTATCCCAACAACGGAGCCCCCTTCTATGTATATGACGATTCAGACAGCCTCAAGCTTGTTAATGGGGTATAAACGCCCGACTTTTTATAAGCAGGCTGACCTTGTGACTGGAAGCGAAGAAGCAATTGATAGGTTCTTCAGGACACTACCTGATCAAGAGCCTGCGCTACATGACTTTTTCTAA
- a CDS encoding Cof-type HAD-IIB family hydrolase encodes MSTVERPVIKLIALDMDGTLLNENHEISAGNREAIMEARELNVPVMIATGRTRATCGSYAQSLGLQTFLVTANGGEIYNKDGVLIHATHLHEDAVDHVYELRERYGAHVWAASSNGLFRGDLPEDRHNYNWLKFGFDTTDDQVRKDIVAELTERGLTEITNSSPTNIEVNAIGINKANAIKMVCDELEIEMKHVMAVGDSLNDIAMIQEAGLGVAMGNAQDLVKRKADWITATNANDGVAAAIHRWVILPRKEGTRDKTNETGM; translated from the coding sequence ATGTCAACGGTAGAAAGACCAGTCATTAAGTTAATTGCTCTTGATATGGACGGTACATTATTAAACGAAAATCACGAGATATCTGCAGGGAATCGAGAAGCCATTATGGAAGCAAGGGAATTAAATGTTCCTGTTATGATTGCGACAGGGCGAACGCGCGCAACATGCGGAAGTTACGCGCAGTCGTTAGGTTTACAGACTTTTTTAGTAACTGCAAATGGTGGAGAAATTTATAATAAAGATGGTGTGTTAATACACGCAACCCACTTACATGAAGATGCTGTAGACCATGTTTATGAATTAAGGGAACGTTATGGCGCTCATGTATGGGCAGCTTCTTCAAACGGACTTTTTCGTGGTGATTTGCCAGAGGATCGTCACAATTACAATTGGCTAAAATTTGGTTTTGATACAACTGACGATCAAGTGCGTAAAGACATTGTTGCGGAGCTAACAGAACGTGGTCTTACAGAAATTACGAATTCTAGTCCAACAAACATCGAAGTTAATGCAATTGGAATTAATAAAGCAAATGCGATAAAGATGGTTTGTGATGAACTAGAAATTGAGATGAAGCATGTAATGGCTGTTGGAGATAGCTTGAATGATATCGCAATGATTCAAGAAGCGGGATTAGGTGTTGCCATGGGGAATGCACAAGATCTTGTGAAGCGTAAAGCAGACTGGATTACAGCGACGAATGCAAATGACGGCGTTGCTGCAGCCATTCACCGATGGGTCATATTGCCGAGAAAAGAAGGAACGAGAGACAAGACAAACGAAACTGGTATGTAG
- a CDS encoding metal ABC transporter ATP-binding protein, whose protein sequence is MSVLHVENISAAYRRNTVLKNVSFTVEKGSLTGIVGPNGAGKSTLIKTLLNLHPPLNGQVHFFNSTLKRQKSRVGYVPQRGSVDWDFPTNALDVVLMGLYRRIGWLKWPKKKHKEKAMDALRKVGMEGYAKRQISQLSGGQQQRVFLARALVQDADLYFMDEPFAGVDAATERAIMTILKQLRADGKTVLVVHHDLQTVKDYFDHVLFLNKTIIAHGKTEEIFTASNITKAYGGAVHIIKEEALVDGDSSVD, encoded by the coding sequence ATGAGCGTACTGCATGTCGAAAACATCAGTGCAGCCTATCGCAGAAATACAGTTTTAAAAAATGTCAGCTTTACTGTAGAAAAGGGTTCATTAACAGGTATTGTTGGACCAAACGGTGCAGGTAAGTCAACGTTAATCAAAACATTGCTTAACTTGCATCCCCCTTTAAATGGGCAGGTACATTTTTTTAATTCAACCTTGAAAAGGCAAAAATCTCGCGTAGGCTATGTACCACAAAGAGGATCGGTCGATTGGGATTTTCCAACAAATGCGCTAGATGTTGTTTTAATGGGACTTTACCGCCGCATCGGCTGGCTTAAGTGGCCGAAAAAGAAACATAAAGAAAAAGCAATGGATGCTTTAAGAAAAGTCGGTATGGAAGGCTATGCGAAAAGACAGATTAGCCAACTTTCCGGTGGGCAACAACAGCGTGTTTTTCTAGCACGTGCACTAGTGCAGGATGCAGACCTTTATTTTATGGATGAGCCGTTTGCCGGAGTAGATGCTGCAACAGAGAGAGCGATCATGACGATTTTAAAGCAATTACGTGCAGATGGAAAAACCGTTCTTGTTGTGCACCATGATTTGCAGACGGTTAAGGATTATTTCGACCATGTACTATTTCTAAACAAAACCATTATTGCGCATGGTAAAACGGAAGAAATCTTTACTGCCAGTAACATTACGAAAGCGTACGGGGGAGCAGTGCACATCATAAAAGAGGAGGCACTTGTCGATGGCGATTCTAGCGTCGATTAA
- a CDS encoding dipeptidase: protein MTSKAVDYVQAHREAMLDELNEFLTIKSISSLSEHKQDVAEAASWLERQLLHAGLEKVEIIPTAKHPVVYGEWLKAGDEAKTILVYGHYDVQPVDPLHLWETDPFEPTIRENKLYARGASDDKGQTFMHIKAVEAMLKSEGALPFNIKFLIEGEEEIGSPNLDAFVEKEKERLAADVLVISDTPMLEAGRPAICTGLRGLAAMELTVKGAKGDLHSGLYGGAVPNSLHALVELLASFRNEAGEIAISGFYDGIEALADEEKESLAALGSGDDSMKSETGVSALVGEEGYSSRERTWIRPTLELNGVFGGFQGEGVKTVIPAEATAKISCRLVPGQDPDDILNKIEQHINTHTPKGVTVTTHRHDTGKPFAAPVTDPAFAAAARAYEKVYKTEVAYTRMGGSIPVVETFDAQLHVPIVLMGFGLPSENFHAPNEHFHLENFDKGLETILAFWQEYSKLS, encoded by the coding sequence TTGACGAGTAAAGCGGTTGATTATGTACAAGCTCACCGAGAGGCAATGTTAGATGAATTAAATGAGTTTTTGACAATTAAAAGCATTAGTTCCCTTTCTGAACATAAGCAAGATGTTGCAGAAGCGGCAAGCTGGCTAGAGCGTCAGTTGCTTCATGCTGGGTTAGAAAAAGTAGAAATCATCCCGACTGCAAAACATCCAGTCGTGTATGGAGAGTGGTTAAAGGCTGGAGACGAAGCAAAAACGATTTTAGTCTATGGTCATTATGACGTGCAGCCTGTAGATCCGCTTCATTTATGGGAAACGGACCCATTTGAACCGACAATCCGAGAGAACAAGCTTTACGCAAGAGGCGCGAGTGACGATAAAGGTCAAACCTTCATGCATATTAAAGCAGTGGAAGCAATGCTTAAGTCAGAAGGTGCATTGCCGTTTAATATTAAATTCCTTATTGAAGGTGAAGAGGAAATTGGTTCGCCTAATTTAGATGCGTTTGTCGAGAAAGAAAAAGAGCGATTGGCAGCGGATGTACTTGTCATTTCAGATACACCGATGCTCGAAGCTGGACGACCTGCTATCTGTACTGGTTTAAGAGGGCTTGCTGCAATGGAACTAACAGTAAAGGGAGCAAAAGGTGACTTGCATTCCGGTTTATATGGGGGTGCTGTCCCGAATTCGCTTCACGCGTTAGTTGAGCTATTAGCTAGCTTTCGAAATGAAGCTGGTGAAATTGCGATTTCGGGCTTTTATGATGGAATTGAAGCACTAGCTGATGAAGAGAAAGAAAGCTTAGCGGCTCTTGGAAGCGGCGATGACAGCATGAAGTCGGAAACCGGTGTATCCGCTCTTGTAGGGGAAGAAGGTTATTCATCTCGTGAACGAACATGGATTCGTCCAACTCTTGAGCTGAATGGTGTATTTGGAGGATTCCAAGGAGAAGGTGTCAAAACAGTCATTCCGGCTGAAGCTACGGCGAAGATTTCTTGTCGTCTCGTCCCAGGGCAAGATCCTGATGATATTTTAAACAAAATCGAGCAGCACATTAACACGCATACACCAAAAGGAGTGACGGTAACAACTCATCGTCATGACACAGGAAAACCTTTTGCGGCTCCGGTTACAGATCCAGCCTTTGCCGCCGCTGCACGAGCGTATGAAAAGGTGTATAAAACAGAAGTAGCTTATACGCGTATGGGAGGATCGATTCCAGTTGTGGAAACATTTGATGCGCAGCTACATGTTCCGATTGTGCTAATGGGCTTTGGTTTGCCAAGCGAAAACTTCCACGCACCTAATGAACATTTTCATCTAGAAAATTTTGATAAGGGACTTGAAACGATTTTGGCTTTTTGGCAAGAATACAGTAAATTAAGCTAA
- a CDS encoding metal ABC transporter permease, protein MAILASINFQWVLLSATFLGIAAGMFGTLAYWKRQSLMSDALSHAALPGVVVAFMVINEKNFFILIIGAALSALLGAWFIHVIRSSSRIKEDTAMGIILSVFFGAGIVLLTLVNRSGSGSQSGLDTFIFGQAASMVRLDVYTMVVLAIAIIILITLAYKEWKLFLFDPEFARGIGLSSKGMDIAYMIGLVTTIVIGIQAVGVILMAALLIIPAVSARYWTQSFKVMLLLSGIFGGLSGAIGTFLSAQGAGWPTGPFIVLSASIFFVFSLFFGKEKGFIAEKMEFRAQQRQALSENEAPGVLKEGGHK, encoded by the coding sequence ATGGCGATTCTAGCGTCGATTAACTTCCAGTGGGTGCTCCTAAGTGCGACGTTCTTAGGAATAGCAGCTGGAATGTTTGGTACCCTTGCATATTGGAAACGACAGAGCCTTATGAGTGACGCACTCTCCCACGCCGCTCTCCCTGGTGTTGTGGTTGCGTTTATGGTCATTAATGAGAAAAATTTCTTTATCCTTATTATAGGAGCTGCTCTTAGTGCACTATTAGGTGCGTGGTTTATTCATGTGATCCGTTCTTCGTCTAGGATTAAAGAAGATACAGCAATGGGAATTATTCTTTCTGTCTTTTTTGGTGCGGGAATTGTACTGCTCACTCTTGTTAATCGATCTGGTAGTGGAAGCCAAAGTGGGTTAGACACGTTTATCTTTGGTCAAGCGGCAAGCATGGTTCGGTTAGATGTGTATACAATGGTGGTACTTGCGATTGCCATCATTATCCTCATTACACTTGCGTATAAAGAATGGAAACTGTTTTTATTTGACCCTGAATTTGCAAGAGGCATTGGCTTATCCTCTAAAGGGATGGATATTGCCTATATGATCGGCCTTGTGACGACAATTGTTATCGGTATTCAAGCTGTAGGTGTCATCTTAATGGCGGCCTTGTTAATTATTCCTGCTGTGAGTGCAAGATACTGGACACAATCTTTCAAAGTTATGTTGCTCTTGTCAGGGATATTCGGCGGATTGTCTGGCGCCATTGGCACATTCTTAAGTGCACAAGGTGCAGGTTGGCCAACTGGGCCGTTTATCGTTTTATCTGCGTCTATCTTTTTCGTTTTTTCTTTGTTTTTTGGGAAAGAAAAAGGGTTTATTGCAGAGAAAATGGAGTTTCGTGCTCAGCAACGGCAAGCACTTAGTGAGAATGAAGCGCCTGGTGTACTGAAAGAAGGTGGCCATAAATGA
- a CDS encoding metal ABC transporter solute-binding protein, Zn/Mn family gives MKKHTLGLTAVSVAVLLTACNDSGNETGGGDSTDGSIDVVATIAQIGEPLSVIAGDFANVETLMGPGVDPHIYEASQGDIRLFQQADIIFYNGLHLEAQLSDVFNSVDTNAHAIGERIDAGNLLEDEEDAGMDDPHIWFDVVLWEQALDAAVEELKELLPDHADELEENKQAYFAELEELHTYAIDTLAQIPEEQRILVTAHDAFQYFGEMNNIDVMGIQGLSTESEAGISDIQSTIDTIVEKEVPAVFVESSVNDSTVQAVIEGANQAGHSIELGGELYSDAMGEAGTEEGTYIGMYRHNVDTIYSALTASE, from the coding sequence ATGAAAAAGCATACTCTCGGATTGACAGCTGTATCTGTAGCTGTTTTACTCACTGCCTGTAATGACAGCGGGAATGAAACAGGTGGAGGAGATTCAACCGATGGGTCGATTGACGTTGTAGCAACCATTGCTCAAATTGGGGAGCCTCTATCTGTTATCGCTGGCGACTTTGCCAATGTTGAGACGTTAATGGGGCCAGGCGTGGACCCCCATATTTACGAAGCATCTCAAGGAGATATTCGCTTATTTCAACAGGCAGATATCATCTTTTACAACGGATTACACTTAGAAGCACAGCTTTCAGATGTGTTTAACAGTGTAGATACAAATGCTCATGCGATCGGTGAAAGAATCGACGCAGGCAACTTATTAGAAGATGAAGAAGATGCAGGTATGGATGATCCACATATCTGGTTTGATGTAGTATTATGGGAACAAGCATTAGATGCTGCGGTTGAAGAATTAAAAGAATTACTTCCTGATCATGCAGATGAGTTAGAAGAAAATAAACAAGCCTATTTTGCTGAATTAGAAGAATTGCACACGTATGCCATTGATACGCTAGCACAAATTCCAGAAGAACAGCGTATTTTAGTAACGGCACATGATGCATTCCAATATTTTGGAGAAATGAACAATATTGATGTAATGGGAATACAAGGTTTAAGTACAGAGTCTGAAGCAGGAATCTCAGATATCCAATCGACGATTGATACCATTGTTGAAAAAGAAGTTCCAGCTGTCTTTGTCGAAAGTAGTGTGAACGACTCAACGGTTCAAGCAGTCATTGAAGGTGCAAATCAAGCCGGACATTCCATTGAACTAGGCGGTGAGCTGTATTCAGACGCAATGGGTGAAGCAGGTACAGAAGAAGGAACGTACATTGGGATGTATCGACATAATGTTGATACGATCTACTCAGCATTAACAGCCTCCGAATAA